The following are encoded in a window of Ensifer adhaerens genomic DNA:
- a CDS encoding WGR domain-containing protein, with protein MTIVQPYQIYVERRDAARNMARYYSMQISMSLLGEACLTRRWGRIGSHGQMMVHHFAREEEAVKLFLELTRSKRQRGYRPRM; from the coding sequence ATGACGATCGTTCAGCCCTACCAGATCTATGTCGAGCGAAGGGACGCGGCCAGAAACATGGCGCGCTACTACTCCATGCAGATCTCCATGTCCCTATTGGGCGAGGCGTGCCTGACGCGGCGCTGGGGACGGATCGGAAGTCACGGCCAGATGATGGTGCACCACTTCGCGCGGGAGGAGGAGGCGGTCAAACTCTTCCTCGAGCTAACGCGTAGCAAACGTCAGCGCGGCTATCGTCCGAGGATGTGA
- a CDS encoding L-rhamnose mutarotase — MQRMGMVIGLEASKVAEYKALHAAVWPEILALISECNVTNYSIFLKEPENLLFGYWEYVGSDFEADMAKMAAHPKNQEWWSVCMPCQKPLETRQEGEWWAMMEEVFHHDGKVSHNG; from the coding sequence ATGCAGCGAATGGGAATGGTGATCGGTCTGGAGGCGTCCAAGGTCGCCGAATACAAGGCGTTGCACGCCGCCGTCTGGCCGGAGATCCTCGCGCTGATTTCCGAGTGCAACGTTACCAACTATTCGATCTTCCTCAAGGAGCCGGAAAACCTGCTCTTCGGCTACTGGGAGTATGTCGGCTCTGATTTTGAGGCGGACATGGCCAAGATGGCCGCACATCCGAAGAACCAGGAATGGTGGTCGGTCTGTATGCCCTGCCAGAAGCCGCTTGAGACGCGCCAGGAAGGCGAGTGGTGGGCGATGATGGAAGAGGTCTTCCATCACGACGGCAAGGTCTCCCACAATGGCTGA
- a CDS encoding carbohydrate ABC transporter permease yields MDINASHRLRRRLLKTVHLIGLFLAMAVICLPGLWIVLSSLRPTVEIMAKPPVWIPESISLDAYRAMFAGAGQGGVPVWDYFRNSLIISVTSTVIALAIGMAGGYAFARYRFKAKSAIFLGFMLTRAVPGIALSLPLFMLYARTGIIDTHFSLILTYVALNVPFTIWLIDGFFRQVPKDLAEAAQIDGCTPWQAFWQVEFPLAGPGIASAGIFAFLTSWNEYALASQITRSVNSKTLPVGLLDYTAEFTIDWRGMCALAVVMIIPALTLTFIIQKHLVSGLTFGAVKG; encoded by the coding sequence ATGGATATCAACGCTTCGCACCGACTGCGCCGCCGCCTGTTGAAGACGGTGCACCTGATCGGCCTGTTTCTCGCAATGGCCGTGATCTGCCTTCCCGGCCTCTGGATCGTGCTGTCGTCGCTGCGTCCGACCGTCGAAATCATGGCGAAACCACCGGTTTGGATCCCCGAGAGCATTTCGCTCGATGCCTATCGCGCCATGTTTGCGGGCGCCGGGCAGGGTGGCGTTCCCGTCTGGGACTATTTTCGCAATTCGCTGATCATCTCGGTGACCTCGACGGTGATTGCACTGGCGATCGGCATGGCCGGCGGCTACGCCTTTGCCCGCTATCGTTTCAAGGCGAAGTCGGCGATCTTCCTCGGCTTCATGCTGACGCGCGCCGTGCCTGGCATCGCGCTCTCGCTGCCGCTCTTCATGCTCTACGCCCGCACCGGGATCATCGACACGCATTTTTCGCTGATCCTGACCTATGTCGCGCTCAACGTGCCCTTCACCATCTGGCTGATCGACGGCTTCTTCCGCCAGGTGCCGAAGGATCTCGCCGAGGCCGCCCAGATAGACGGCTGCACGCCGTGGCAGGCCTTCTGGCAGGTGGAGTTTCCGCTTGCCGGTCCCGGCATCGCATCCGCCGGCATCTTTGCGTTCCTGACGTCCTGGAACGAGTATGCGCTTGCCTCGCAGATCACCCGCTCGGTCAATTCCAAGACCTTGCCGGTCGGGCTTCTCGACTACACCGCCGAATTCACCATCGACTGGCGCGGCATGTGTGCGCTCGCCGTCGTGATGATCATCCCGGCGCTGACCCTTACCTTCATCATTCAGAAGCACCTCGTTTCGGGTCTCACCTTCGGCGCGGTGAAAGGATAA
- a CDS encoding Gfo/Idh/MocA family protein: MAENFDPGALRQWWPKPAEPRPIVIFGAGSIVGDAHLPAYRQAGFPVAGLYDPDREKAAKLAGAWRIPAFEREEDALAVADAIFDLATPPAAHAAILAKLPIGAAALIQKPMGSDLEAATAILELCRTRKLKAAVNFQLRFAPMMLALKDAIAKGYLGEVVDFDAWLALATPWGLWPFLKGLPRIEIAMHSIHYLDLVRGLLGNPLGVHAKTIGHPNHEVAQTRTAAILDYGDRVRCVLSVNHDHDFGRKFQACEFRISGTSGAAYVKLGVNLDYPKGEPDELWIRPTGAVEWVSVPLEGAWFPDAFANRMANLQRFASGEDPELIGSVEDAWQTMALVEAAYQSSAAPATAIAPLPGR, translated from the coding sequence ATGGCTGAAAATTTCGATCCGGGCGCGCTCAGGCAGTGGTGGCCGAAACCGGCAGAGCCCCGGCCGATCGTGATCTTCGGCGCCGGCAGCATCGTCGGCGACGCACATCTGCCGGCTTATCGCCAGGCCGGCTTCCCAGTCGCGGGCCTTTATGATCCAGACCGGGAGAAGGCCGCGAAGCTTGCCGGCGCCTGGCGCATTCCCGCCTTCGAACGGGAAGAGGATGCGCTTGCGGTCGCTGATGCAATCTTTGATCTGGCGACCCCGCCGGCGGCCCATGCCGCCATCCTGGCGAAGCTTCCGATCGGCGCCGCTGCCCTCATCCAGAAGCCGATGGGCTCGGACCTTGAAGCCGCGACCGCCATTCTCGAGCTCTGCCGGACGCGCAAACTGAAGGCGGCGGTCAATTTCCAGCTCCGCTTCGCGCCGATGATGCTGGCGCTGAAAGACGCGATCGCCAAGGGATACCTCGGCGAGGTCGTCGATTTCGACGCCTGGCTTGCACTTGCTACGCCCTGGGGTCTGTGGCCCTTCTTGAAGGGCCTGCCGCGCATCGAGATCGCCATGCACTCGATCCACTATCTGGATCTCGTGCGCGGCCTGCTTGGCAATCCATTGGGCGTGCATGCAAAGACGATCGGCCATCCGAACCATGAGGTCGCCCAGACACGGACGGCTGCGATCCTCGACTATGGCGACCGCGTGCGCTGCGTACTTTCGGTCAATCACGACCATGATTTCGGCCGCAAGTTCCAGGCCTGCGAGTTCCGCATTTCGGGCACGTCGGGTGCTGCTTATGTAAAACTCGGTGTCAACCTCGACTATCCCAAGGGCGAGCCCGACGAGCTCTGGATCCGGCCAACCGGGGCTGTCGAGTGGGTGTCGGTTCCGCTTGAAGGCGCCTGGTTCCCCGACGCCTTCGCCAACCGAATGGCCAATCTGCAGCGTTTCGCCTCCGGCGAAGACCCGGAGCTGATCGGCTCGGTGGAAGACGCCTGGCAGACAATGGCCCTGGTCGAGGCCGCCTATCAATCGAGTGCCGCGCCGGCCACGGCGATCGCGCCACTTCCGGGACGCTGA
- a CDS encoding carbohydrate ABC transporter permease: MKLKKLSAPALLLLPAFVVLAAVIVLPLLFSFYSSFTPFRLTKPETLWVFVGLRNYATVLGNAEFWVAFGRTVLLLTVALNAEMLLGLGLALLVNKATHGQRLLRTMMMFPMMFSPVLVGFQFKFLFNDNIGFVNNALQSLGLTDQAIPWLIDGNLALLSIIIAEVWSSTAVFAILILAGLLAMPKDPVEAAHVDGCTPWQTFRYVTWPYLMPFAFIAMTIRSLDVARAYDIVKIMTDGGPAKRTELLWTLVGRTAYADARMGLANAMAYVAILLSIVFTVYFFRKLAAARQQIGAEW; encoded by the coding sequence ATGAAGCTCAAGAAATTGTCAGCACCGGCCCTGCTTCTGCTTCCGGCCTTTGTCGTGCTCGCGGCGGTGATCGTGTTGCCGCTCCTTTTTTCCTTCTATTCGAGCTTCACGCCGTTCCGCTTGACCAAACCGGAGACGCTGTGGGTCTTTGTAGGCCTGCGCAACTACGCGACCGTACTTGGCAACGCCGAATTCTGGGTCGCGTTTGGCCGCACCGTGCTGTTGCTGACTGTGGCTCTGAACGCCGAGATGCTGCTCGGTCTCGGCCTGGCTTTGCTTGTCAACAAGGCGACCCACGGCCAGCGCCTGCTGCGCACCATGATGATGTTTCCGATGATGTTTTCGCCCGTGCTCGTCGGCTTCCAGTTCAAGTTCCTCTTCAACGACAATATCGGCTTCGTCAACAATGCGCTGCAGTCGCTGGGACTGACGGATCAGGCAATTCCCTGGTTGATCGACGGCAATCTCGCACTGCTCTCGATCATCATCGCCGAAGTCTGGTCCTCGACCGCAGTCTTTGCGATCCTGATTCTGGCCGGCCTGCTCGCCATGCCGAAGGATCCGGTCGAGGCTGCCCATGTCGACGGCTGCACACCCTGGCAGACCTTCCGCTATGTCACCTGGCCCTATCTGATGCCGTTCGCCTTCATCGCCATGACGATCCGCTCTCTCGACGTCGCGCGCGCCTATGACATCGTCAAGATCATGACCGATGGCGGCCCGGCCAAGCGCACGGAGCTACTCTGGACGCTCGTCGGCCGCACGGCCTATGCCGATGCCCGCATGGGGCTCGCCAACGCCATGGCCTATGTCGCGATCCTCCTGTCGATCGTCTTCACCGTCTATTTCTTCCGCAAGCTCGCCGCGGCGCGCCAGCAGATCGGAGCCGAGTGGTAA
- a CDS encoding fumarylacetoacetate hydrolase family protein produces the protein MKLLRYGLPGQEKPGILDANGTLRDLSGHVADFSGAALDPDKLAELEALDLAGLPAVDGNQRLGPCVAGTGKFICIGLNYSDHAAETGATVPSEPIIFMKATSAIVGPNDDLIIPRGSEKTDWEVELGVVIGRKAKYVTEAEALDYVAGYCTVHDVSERAFQIERQGQWTKGKSCDTFGPTGPWLVTKDEVADPQNLPMWLKVNGETMQNGSSKTMVYGVAYLVSYLSQFMSLQPGDIISTGTPPGVGMGMKPPRYLKAGDVVELGIEGLGSQKQSVRADD, from the coding sequence ATGAAACTTCTTCGTTACGGCCTCCCGGGCCAGGAAAAGCCGGGCATCCTCGATGCGAACGGCACCTTGCGTGATCTTTCCGGCCACGTCGCCGATTTCTCAGGTGCGGCGCTCGACCCGGACAAACTCGCCGAACTCGAGGCACTCGATCTCGCCGGCCTTCCGGCTGTCGACGGCAACCAGCGGCTCGGCCCTTGCGTGGCCGGTACCGGCAAGTTCATCTGCATCGGCCTCAACTACTCCGACCATGCCGCCGAGACGGGCGCCACGGTTCCCTCCGAACCGATCATCTTCATGAAGGCGACGTCGGCGATCGTTGGCCCGAATGACGACCTGATCATTCCGCGCGGCTCGGAGAAGACCGACTGGGAAGTGGAACTCGGCGTCGTCATCGGCCGCAAGGCCAAGTACGTCACCGAGGCGGAAGCACTCGACTATGTCGCCGGCTACTGCACCGTGCACGACGTCTCCGAACGCGCCTTCCAGATCGAGCGCCAGGGGCAGTGGACCAAGGGCAAGTCCTGCGACACCTTTGGTCCGACAGGCCCGTGGCTGGTGACCAAGGACGAAGTGGCGGACCCGCAGAACCTGCCGATGTGGCTGAAGGTCAACGGCGAAACCATGCAGAACGGCTCGTCGAAGACCATGGTCTATGGCGTTGCCTACCTCGTCTCCTACCTGTCGCAGTTCATGTCGCTGCAGCCGGGCGACATCATCTCGACCGGCACGCCGCCCGGCGTCGGCATGGGCATGAAGCCGCCGCGTTACCTTAAGGCCGGCGACGTCGTCGAACTCGGCATCGAGGGCCTCGGCAGCCAGAAGCAGTCCGTGCGCGCGGACGATTGA
- a CDS encoding mandelate racemase/muconate lactonizing enzyme family protein, translating into MARIEKIELRMVDLPPKVKRTDAIQSFVSQETPIVTITDSDGATGTGYSYTIGTGGSSVMRLLSDHLVPILIGEDADCIEAIWHRLEFATHATTIGPITALALAAVDTALWDLRAKKQKLPLWKLAGGAKESCPLYTTEGGWLHIEKEALVEDALAAKTKGFSGSKVKIGKPHGSEDYDRLSAMRKALGDGFEIMTDCNQGFTVDEAIRRASRLKELDLAWIEEPLPADDLDGHIRLTRSTPTPIAVGESMYSIRHFREYMQKGACSIVQVDVARIGGITPWLKVAHAAEAFDIPVCPHFLMELHVSLVCAVPNGKYVEYIPQLDDLTTKGMEIRNGRALAPSEPGIGISWDWDAVRARSIDEFTREFRG; encoded by the coding sequence ATGGCAAGAATCGAGAAAATTGAACTGCGCATGGTCGACCTGCCGCCGAAGGTGAAGCGGACCGATGCGATCCAGAGCTTCGTCAGCCAGGAAACCCCGATCGTCACCATCACCGACAGCGATGGTGCGACGGGCACCGGCTACAGCTATACGATCGGTACCGGCGGTTCGTCGGTGATGCGGCTTCTCTCCGACCACCTGGTGCCGATCCTGATCGGCGAGGATGCCGATTGCATCGAGGCGATCTGGCACAGACTAGAATTTGCGACCCACGCGACGACGATCGGCCCGATAACGGCGCTGGCGCTGGCGGCAGTTGACACAGCACTTTGGGACCTGCGCGCCAAAAAGCAGAAGCTGCCGCTCTGGAAGCTTGCCGGCGGCGCCAAGGAAAGCTGCCCCCTCTACACCACCGAGGGCGGCTGGCTGCACATCGAAAAGGAAGCGCTGGTCGAGGACGCGCTTGCCGCCAAGACCAAGGGCTTTTCAGGTTCGAAGGTGAAGATCGGCAAGCCGCACGGCTCGGAGGATTACGATCGCCTGTCGGCAATGCGCAAGGCGCTCGGCGACGGCTTCGAGATCATGACCGACTGCAACCAGGGCTTCACCGTCGACGAGGCGATCCGCCGCGCGTCCAGGCTGAAGGAGCTCGACCTTGCCTGGATCGAGGAGCCGCTGCCGGCCGACGATCTCGACGGTCATATCCGGTTGACGCGCTCGACGCCCACGCCGATTGCGGTGGGTGAATCCATGTACTCGATCCGTCATTTCCGCGAATACATGCAGAAGGGCGCCTGCTCGATCGTCCAGGTCGACGTTGCCCGTATCGGCGGCATCACGCCGTGGTTGAAAGTCGCGCATGCGGCGGAAGCCTTCGACATTCCGGTCTGCCCGCACTTCCTGATGGAGCTGCATGTCAGCCTCGTCTGCGCCGTGCCGAACGGCAAATATGTTGAGTACATTCCGCAGCTCGATGATCTCACGACCAAGGGCATGGAGATCCGGAACGGTCGCGCATTGGCGCCGTCCGAGCCAGGCATCGGGATTTCCTGGGACTGGGATGCCGTGCGCGCCCGCTCGATCGACGAGTTTACCCGCGAGTTTCGGGGCTAG
- a CDS encoding MaoC/PaaZ C-terminal domain-containing protein, whose amino-acid sequence MSEQIIHFEDYELGHERLTTGRTITETDFVVHAGHTGDFFPHHMDAEFAKTLPGGQRIAHGTMIFSIGVGLTASLINPVAFSYGYDRLRFVRPVHIGDTIRTRVTIAAKEDDPKRPKAGRIVERLEVINQRGEVVLAADHILVVERKA is encoded by the coding sequence ATGTCGGAACAGATCATCCATTTCGAAGACTACGAGCTCGGCCATGAGCGCCTGACGACGGGCCGGACGATTACCGAAACCGACTTCGTCGTTCATGCCGGCCACACCGGCGATTTCTTTCCGCACCACATGGATGCGGAGTTCGCCAAGACCCTGCCGGGCGGCCAGCGCATCGCCCACGGCACCATGATCTTTTCGATCGGGGTCGGGCTGACCGCATCTTTGATCAATCCGGTTGCGTTTTCCTACGGCTATGATCGTCTGCGCTTCGTGCGCCCGGTTCATATCGGCGATACGATCCGTACCCGCGTGACGATCGCCGCCAAGGAGGACGATCCGAAGCGGCCGAAGGCGGGACGCATCGTCGAACGGTTAGAAGTCATCAACCAGCGTGGCGAGGTCGTTCTCGCCGCCGACCATATCCTGGTCGTTGAACGCAAAGCATGA
- a CDS encoding SDR family oxidoreductase codes for MTADLKGKVVLITAAAQGIGRASALAFVKAGAKVHATDINTDALAALAKEADVETHRLDVLDTQAVEALVAEIGAVDVLFNCAGFVHAGSILEMKDSDLEFALDLNVKAMIRTIRAVLPGMLVRKDGAIINMASVASSIKGVPNRFAYGVTKAAVIGLTKAVAADYVSEGIRCNAICPGTVESPSLQDRMRAQGDYETARAAFIARQPMGRLGTPEEIADLAVHLAGATYTTGQAYAIDGGWTI; via the coding sequence ATGACAGCGGATCTTAAAGGCAAGGTCGTCCTGATTACGGCTGCGGCTCAAGGCATCGGCCGCGCTTCGGCTTTGGCCTTTGTGAAGGCCGGCGCAAAGGTGCACGCGACCGATATCAATACCGATGCGCTTGCGGCACTTGCAAAGGAAGCCGACGTCGAAACGCACCGGCTCGACGTTCTCGACACGCAAGCGGTCGAAGCGCTCGTGGCAGAGATCGGCGCCGTCGACGTCCTCTTCAACTGCGCCGGTTTCGTGCATGCCGGTTCGATCCTGGAGATGAAGGATAGCGATCTGGAGTTCGCGCTCGACCTCAACGTCAAGGCGATGATCCGCACCATTCGTGCGGTCCTTCCGGGCATGCTTGTCCGCAAGGACGGCGCGATCATCAACATGGCTTCGGTCGCTTCCAGCATCAAGGGCGTACCCAACCGGTTTGCCTACGGCGTCACCAAGGCCGCCGTCATCGGTCTCACAAAGGCCGTCGCAGCCGATTACGTGTCTGAGGGCATTCGCTGCAACGCCATTTGCCCGGGCACCGTCGAAAGCCCGTCGCTGCAGGACCGCATGCGCGCCCAGGGAGACTATGAAACTGCGCGTGCCGCCTTTATCGCCCGCCAGCCAATGGGACGTCTCGGCACCCCGGAAGAGATCGCCGACCTTGCCGTCCATCTCGCGGGCGCCACCTATACGACCGGCCAGGCCTATGCCATCGATGGCGGCTGGACCATCTGA
- a CDS encoding L-fuconate dehydratase, which translates to MTRITDLRVFDLRFPTSQSLDGSDAMNPDPDYSAAYVILDTDREGLAGHGLTFTIGRGNDICCMAIKAMRHLIVGQETSDILAHPGRFWRHLTSDSQLRWIGPEKGAMHLATGAVVNAVWDLLAKEAGKPVWRLVAEMSPEEIADIVDYRYMTDVLTRDEAVAILSRAEPGKAQRIATLEKEGYACYTTSAGWLGYDDDKLRRLAQEAIDEGFNHIKMKVGRDLADDIRRLTIAREVIGPDRYLMIDANQVWEVGEAIDWVKQLAFAKPFFIEEPTSPDDVAGHRKIREAIGPVKVATGEMCQNRIMFKQFIAEGAIDIVQIDSCRMGGLNEVLAVLLVAAKYGLPVWPHAGGVGLCEYVQHLSMIDYLAVSGTKDGRVIEYVDHLHEHFLDPCVIENAAYMPPQRPGFSIEMKPQSIADYTFRG; encoded by the coding sequence ATGACCCGCATCACTGATCTGCGCGTCTTCGACCTGCGCTTTCCGACCTCGCAGAGCCTCGACGGTTCCGACGCGATGAACCCGGACCCGGACTATTCCGCGGCCTATGTCATCCTCGACACCGATCGGGAGGGACTTGCGGGCCATGGTCTCACCTTCACTATCGGCCGCGGCAACGACATTTGCTGCATGGCGATCAAGGCCATGCGGCATCTGATCGTCGGCCAGGAGACATCAGACATTCTCGCCCATCCCGGCCGGTTCTGGCGGCACCTGACCAGCGACAGCCAGCTGCGCTGGATCGGTCCGGAGAAAGGTGCGATGCATCTGGCGACCGGCGCCGTCGTCAACGCCGTCTGGGACCTGCTTGCCAAGGAGGCGGGCAAGCCCGTCTGGCGGCTTGTCGCCGAAATGTCGCCGGAAGAGATCGCCGATATCGTCGACTATCGCTACATGACCGACGTGCTGACGCGTGACGAGGCGGTCGCCATCCTCAGCAGGGCCGAACCCGGCAAGGCTCAGCGCATCGCGACGCTCGAGAAGGAAGGCTATGCCTGCTACACGACATCGGCCGGCTGGCTCGGTTATGACGACGATAAGCTCCGGCGTCTCGCCCAGGAGGCGATTGACGAAGGTTTCAACCATATCAAGATGAAGGTCGGTCGCGACCTTGCCGACGACATCCGGCGACTGACGATCGCGCGCGAGGTGATCGGCCCGGACCGCTATTTGATGATCGACGCCAACCAGGTCTGGGAAGTCGGCGAGGCGATCGACTGGGTCAAGCAGCTCGCTTTTGCCAAGCCCTTCTTCATCGAGGAGCCGACGAGCCCCGACGACGTTGCCGGTCACCGCAAGATCCGCGAGGCGATCGGACCGGTGAAGGTCGCAACCGGCGAGATGTGCCAGAACCGCATCATGTTCAAGCAGTTCATCGCCGAGGGCGCGATCGACATCGTCCAGATCGATAGTTGCCGGATGGGGGGCCTGAACGAGGTTCTGGCGGTGCTGCTCGTCGCCGCCAAATACGGGCTGCCGGTCTGGCCGCATGCCGGTGGCGTCGGCTTGTGCGAATATGTCCAGCATCTGTCGATGATCGACTATCTGGCGGTTTCCGGCACCAAGGATGGTCGCGTCATCGAATATGTCGACCATCTGCACGAACACTTCCTCGACCCCTGCGTGATCGAGAATGCCGCCTATATGCCGCCGCAGCGGCCGGGTTTCTCGATCGAGATGAAACCGCAGTCGATCGCAGACTACACGTTCCGCGGCTAA
- a CDS encoding ABC transporter ATP-binding protein, which yields MAPVTLRKLVKRYGALEVVHGIDLEVKDREFIALVGPSGCGKSTTLRMIAGLEDVSDGAIEIGGKKVNDLPPRARNISMVFQSYALYPHMTVAENMGFSLKIAGRSADEIKTRVDEAAAILDLSHLLERRPSQLSGGQRQRVAMGRAIVRQPDVFLFDEPLSNLDAKLRTQVRTEIKKLHARMQATMIYVTHDQVEAMTLSDRIVIMRDGYIEQVGTPEEVFQRPATKFVAGFIGSPPMNMDEAIVDNGTLVFVSGMRLPIPPRFVNALRPGQKVTFGLRPDDIYPSGHGLHAGDPAAVHEVELPVSITEPLGNETLVFIQFNGRDWVSRMLNPRPLGPGEKVHMSFDLSRAHLFDIDTGKALEG from the coding sequence ATGGCTCCTGTCACTCTCAGGAAACTGGTCAAGCGCTACGGCGCGCTCGAGGTCGTCCACGGCATCGACCTCGAAGTGAAGGACCGCGAGTTCATCGCGCTCGTCGGCCCGTCGGGCTGCGGCAAGTCGACAACGCTGCGCATGATCGCAGGCCTCGAAGACGTCAGCGATGGCGCGATCGAAATCGGCGGAAAGAAGGTCAACGACCTGCCGCCTCGGGCGCGCAATATCTCCATGGTCTTCCAGTCCTATGCGCTCTATCCGCATATGACGGTCGCCGAAAACATGGGTTTTTCGCTGAAGATCGCCGGACGCTCGGCAGACGAGATCAAGACGCGGGTCGATGAAGCCGCTGCCATCCTCGATCTTAGCCATCTCCTGGAGCGCCGCCCGTCGCAGCTTTCCGGCGGCCAGCGCCAGCGCGTCGCCATGGGCCGCGCGATCGTGCGCCAGCCGGATGTCTTCCTGTTCGACGAACCTCTGTCGAACCTGGATGCGAAGCTGCGCACCCAGGTGCGAACCGAGATCAAGAAGCTGCATGCCCGCATGCAGGCGACGATGATCTACGTCACCCACGACCAGGTCGAGGCGATGACCTTGTCAGACCGCATCGTCATCATGCGTGACGGCTATATCGAACAAGTAGGCACGCCGGAAGAAGTGTTCCAGCGCCCGGCCACAAAGTTCGTGGCCGGCTTCATCGGCTCGCCGCCGATGAACATGGACGAGGCGATCGTCGACAACGGTACGCTCGTCTTTGTAAGCGGCATGCGGCTGCCGATCCCGCCGCGGTTTGTGAACGCGCTCCGTCCGGGACAGAAGGTCACCTTCGGTCTGAGGCCTGACGACATCTATCCGAGCGGCCATGGTCTGCATGCCGGCGACCCGGCCGCCGTGCACGAGGTCGAGCTACCGGTGTCGATCACCGAACCGCTGGGTAATGAAACGCTGGTCTTCATCCAGTTCAACGGTCGAGACTGGGTTTCGCGCATGCTCAATCCGCGCCCGCTTGGCCCGGGCGAGAAGGTGCACATGAGCTTCGACCTCTCGCGCGCCCATCTCTTCGACATCGATACCGGCAAGGCTCTGGAAGGCTGA
- a CDS encoding NUDIX hydrolase yields MRAIKKSKAPKPPKPKTLLQKLAASPEKLFSGSFRQQCAALCYRYVPDGAIEILVVTSRDSGRWLIPKGWPMKQKEPHEAAAIEALQEAGVRGKVRKKPIGSYTYLKMLDDGDVVPCIVDIFQIEVTKLAEKYKEKGERLVAWVSPDEAARRVREIELKSLLVDFKPR; encoded by the coding sequence TTGAGAGCGATCAAGAAGTCAAAGGCGCCGAAACCACCAAAACCGAAGACGCTGTTGCAGAAGCTGGCTGCCTCGCCCGAGAAACTGTTTTCGGGTTCGTTTCGCCAGCAATGTGCAGCACTTTGCTATCGTTACGTGCCTGACGGCGCGATCGAGATCCTTGTGGTGACGTCGCGCGACAGCGGCCGCTGGCTCATTCCAAAAGGCTGGCCGATGAAACAGAAGGAACCGCACGAGGCCGCGGCGATCGAAGCCTTGCAGGAGGCCGGTGTTCGCGGGAAAGTTCGCAAGAAGCCGATTGGCAGCTACACCTACTTAAAGATGCTCGATGACGGCGACGTGGTGCCCTGTATCGTTGACATCTTCCAGATCGAAGTCACCAAGCTGGCGGAAAAATACAAGGAGAAAGGCGAGCGTTTGGTCGCCTGGGTCAGCCCCGATGAAGCGGCGCGGCGCGTCCGCGAAATCGAGCTCAAATCGCTTCTGGTCGACTTCAAGCCGCGGTGA